atatctcaagattcgcttcacgaccctaaggtgaacttccttagggtcggcttggaaccttgcacacatgcatacggaaagcataatgtccggtcgagatgcacataaatagagtaaagaacctatcatagaccggtataccttttgatctacggatttacctcccgtgtcgaggtcgagatgcccattggttcccatgggtgtcttgatgggcttggcatccttcattccaaacttggtgagaatgtcttgaatgCACTTTGTTTggttaatgaaggtgccctcttggagttgcttgacttgaaatcctaagaaatacttcaactcccccatcatacacatctcgaatttttgaatcatgatcctactaaattcttcacaaatagatttgttagtagacccaaatatgatatcatcaacataaattaggtatacaaacaaatcattttcaatggttttagtgaataaagtaggattggcctttctgactttgaagccattagtgataagaaaatctcttaggcattcatatcatgctcttggggcttgcttgagcccataaagcgccttagagagtttatacacgtggttaggatactcactatcttcaaagccaggaggttgctcaacatagacctcttcattgataggtccgttgaggaaggcactcttcacgtccatttgataaagcttaaagtcatggtgagtagcataagcaagtaatattcgaaatgactcaagcctagctacgggtgcataggtttcaccgaaatccaaaacttcgacttgtgaataccccttggccacaagtcgggctttgttccttgtcaccacaccatgctcgtcttgtttgttgcggaagacccacttggttcctacaacattttggttaggacgtggaaccaaatgccatacctcattccctgtgaaattgttgagctcatcttgcatcgccagcacccaatccaaatcttgaagtgcttcctctaccctgtgtgcctcaatagaggaaacaaaagagtagtgttcacaaaaatgagcaacacgagatcgagtagttacccccttatgaatgtctcctaggatggtgttcacggggtgatctcgttgtattgcttggtggactcttgggtgtggcggcctttgattTTGCTCATCTTTCTTCCCTTGATCatcggcatctcccccttgatccttgtccttctcttgaggtggctcatcttcttgatcttcttcttcatcatcttgagcctcatcctcatcttgagttggtggagatgcttgcatggaggaagatggttgatcttgtgcttgaatgggctcttcggattccttaggacacacatccccaatagacatgttccttagcgcgacgcacggagcctcttcatcatctaattcatcaagatcaacttgctctacttgagagccgttagtctcatcaaacacaatgtcacaagaaacttcaactagtccagtggacttgttaaagactctatatacccttgtgtttgaatcatatcctagtaaaaagccttctacagccttaggagcaaatttagattttctacctcttttaacaagtataaagcatttgctaccaaagactctaaaatatgaaacatttggctttttaccggtgaggagttcgtaagatgtcttcttgaggattcggtgtagatacaaccggttgatggcgtagcaagcggtgttgaccgcctcggcccaaaaccgatccaaagtcttgtactcatcaagcatggttcttgccatgtccaatagagttctattcttcctctccactacaccattttgttgtggcgtgtagggagaagagaactcatgcttgatgccctcctcctcaaggaagccttatatttgtgaattcttgaactccgtcccgttgtcgcttcttattttcttgatcctcaagccgaactcattttgagtctgTCTCAAGAAacctttcaaagtctcttgggtttgagatttttcctgtaaaaagaatacccaagtgaagcgagaataatcatccacaataactagacagtacttactcccgccgatgcttatgtaagctatcgggccgaataaatccatgtggagtagctccaatggtctgtcagtcgtcatgatgttcttatgcggatgatgaacaccaacttgcttccctgcttggcatgcgctacaaatcctgtctttctcaaaataaacatttgttagtcccaaaacatgctctctctttagaagcttgtggagattcttcatcccaacatgggctagtcgacggtgccagagccaacccatgttagtcttagcaattaagcaagtatcgagttcagctctattgaaatcaactaagtatagctaaccctctaatactcccttaaaagctactgaatcatcacttcttctaaagacagtgacacttgtatccgtgaaaagacagttgtaacccattttgcataattgagagatagaaagcaagttgtaatctaaagaatctacaagaaaaacattggaaatagaatggttaggtgatatagcaattttacccaatcctttgaccaaaccttgatttccatccccgaatgtgatagctcgttggggatcttggtttttctcgtaggaggagacattcttttctctccagtcatatggtttgtgcacccgctgtcgatgatccaacttgagcccccagatgcataaacctacaaaacagatttagttcttgattttaggtacccaaactgttttgggtcctttgacattagatacaagaactttgggtacccaaaacaagtctttgaccccttgtgtttgcccccaacatatttggcaactaccttgcctaatttgttagtgagcacataggaagcatcaaacgttttgaatgaaacattatgaccatttgatgcagcaggagttttcttcttaggcaatttagcatgggttgattgcctagaactagatgcctcactcttatacataaaagcatgattaggtccagagtgagacttcctagagtgaattctcctaaatttgtgttcgggataaccgacagggtataaaatgtaaccctcgttatcctgaaccatgagagccttgcccttaacaaaattagacaatcttttaggcgaggcattaagcttgacattgtctccctattggaagccaatgtcatccttaatgccagggcgtctcccactatagagcatacttctagcaaatttaaatttctcattttctaagtcatgctcattaattttggcactaagttgagctatgtgatcattttgttgtttaattaaagctaggtgatcattaatagcatcaacattgatatctctacatctagtgcaaatagtaatatGCTCAACagaagatgtagagggtttgcaagtattaaattcaacaatcttagcatgcaaaatatcattctcatctctaagattggaaatagaagcattgcaaacatctagttccttagccttagcaatcaatttttcattctcattcataaggctagcaagagaggtatTCAAttgatcaatcttagcaattaaattggcattatcatttctaagactaacaattgaatcagcacaaacatcaagcttcccaaccttagcaattaaattggcattctcatttctaaggttggaaataatatcatggcaagtgcttagctcactagttaatttttcacatttttctacttctagagcataagcatttttcaccttaacatgctttttgttttctttaattaggaagtcctcttagctatccaagagttcatccttatcatgaatgacacaaattaattcatttaatttttctttttgttgcatgtttaagttagcaaaaagagtaaacaagtcatcctcattatcactataattagcctcatcgctagatgttgcatatttagttgaggattttgattttaccttcttccttttgtcgtcctttgccatgaggcacttgtggccgacgttggggaagaggagccctttgttgacgacgatgttgacggcgtcctcgtcggaggagtcggtggagctcttgtcggagtcccactcccggcaaacatgggcatcaccgcccttcttcttgtagtacctcttcttttctctcctctttcccttcttgtcgtcgcccctgtcactgtcactagataatggacattttgcaataaaatgaccgggcttaccacatttgtagcaaaccttcttggaacggggcttgtaatctttccccttcctttgtttgaggatttgatggaagctcttgatgatgagtgccatctcctcattgtcgagcttggaggcgtcgatggggattctacttggagtagaatcttctttcttctcctccgttgctttgaatgcaacgggttgtgcttcgggtacggaggaggatgcgccttgcttgatgatctttttggagcccttgatcattagttcaaagctcacaaatttacctattacttcctcgggagacattagtttgtatctaggatcaccatgaattaattgtacttgagtaggattaagaaaaactagtgatcttagaataaccttgaccatctcatgctcatcccatttggtgctcccgaggttgcgcacttggttcaccaaggtcttgagccgattgtacatcgcttgtggctcctccccttggtgaagcatgaatcgaccgagctccccatcgatcgtctccctcttggtgatcttggtcacctcatctccctcgtgcgccatTTTGAGTACGTCataaatttctttggcgctcttcaatccttgcaccttgttatactcctctcgacttagagaggcgaggagtattgtggtggcttgtgagttgaagtgccggatttgggcaacttcgtctgaatcatagtcctcatcccctacgaatggtacctgtacaccaaactcaacaatgttccaaatactagtgtggagtgaggttaggtgatgcctcattttgtcactccacatgttataatcttcaccgtcaaaaaccggtggtttgcctaatggaacggaaagtaatggagtacgtttagaaatgcgagggtagtgtaggggaatcttactaaacttcttgcgctcatggcgcttagaagttacggacgacgcatcggagccggaggtggatggcgatgaagagtcggtctcgtagtagaccaccttcctcatcttctttttcttttcgccactccgatgcgacttgtgagaaggggattccttctccttccctttgttgcgggactctcccgatggagccttcctgtggcttgtagcgggcttgtcgcctgtcaccatctccttcttggcgtgttctcccgacatcacttcgagcgattaggctctaatgaagcaccggactccgataccaattgaaagtcgcctagagggggggtgaataggcggaatctgaaaattacaaacttaagcacaatctacaagccggggttagcgttggaaatataagcgagtccaaaagagagggcgcaaaacaaatcaaccaaggaaatagagcgaatgacacggtgatttgttttaccgaggttcggttcttgcaaacctactccccattgaggtggtcacaaagactgggtctctttcaaccctttccctttctcaaacggtcacctagaccgagtgagcttctcttctcaatcaaatgggacactaagtccactacaaggatcaccacacgattggtgtctcttgttttgattacaagcgaGTTGAGCACAAGAAAGAataaagaagaaaagcaatccaagcgcaagagctcaaatgaacacaaatgtctctctctagtcacttatttgtttggagtgattccggacttgggagaggatttgatctctttggttgtgccttgtattgaatgctatagctcttgtaagaggTGAGaatgctgaaaacttggatgcaatgaatggtgggtggttgggggtatttatagcctcaaccaccaaagtagccgttggtggaggctgctgtcgtatggcgcaccggacagtccggtgcgccagccacatcacctggccgttagggttcgaccgttggagctctgacttgtggggccaccggacagtctggtggtgcaccggacaggtcctgtagactgtccggtgcgccttctggcgcctgctctgacttctgcgcgcgcaggcgcgcactgtagcgcatttaatgccttcgcagacgaccgttggcgcaaagtagtcgttgctccgctggcacaccggacagtccggtgctacaccgaacagtccgatgaattatagcggagcggctcccagaattcccgaatgtggcaagttcggagttgggttccctggcacaccggacactgtccggtggcacaccggacactgtccggtggcacaccggacagtccggtgcgccagaccagggcacacttcggttgtcttttgctccctttgtttgaaccctttcttttgacttgtattggtttgttgtgaacctttggcacctgtagaactcataatctagagcaaactagttagtccaataatttatgttgggcaattcaaccaccaaaattcatatgaaaaagatttgaccctatttccctttcaaaaggtATCTTAATTTCTTTTGGATGAGATAGGCAGTGGATCTTTAATTCTTTAGTGAGTAATAATGGTCGTAAGCAAACAGAATAATATGGCTTGCTTCATATATACTGTACTTCAAAAGGTATATAAAAATGATGGAGTTTTCAAATTCTGACGGTTACCTTCAAAGTGAACACCCCCGAACAGCGACGATCCGCTCAGGGCACGGTCGGATTTAGGAACTGTTTGGTTCACTgactaacttgccacactttgcctaacttttctgcctaaggttagttctttaattcgaacgactaaccttaggcaaagtgtggcacagttagccacgaaccaaacagacccttagaaCGAACATCCGCGGAAGCgttgctgacgaagagacagtagAGACCCATCCCAAATATCAACATGAATGTTTTAGCAAGATACACATCTGCAGAAGATTGTGCAGTGCAACAGTGTACCACAACGCAAAGCACTAATAGTTAAAACAATTTAATGTGCCAATTTTGGTGAACAATTCAATATATATTTTGATgagaaataaaaaatatgaaatttaACAAATACCAAACCAATAAAAGGCGCATGGCACACCCCATGATCCCAATATCCTTCATGAGAAATAACATATCCATAAACAATAAAAACTCGGTGACACATTTGAAAAAAAATCATTTGAATTTTGAAAGTACCACCACTAAATTCTTCCATGTGAGTGTATGATTTATGCCTTCAAATCGTGTAAACTCTCGACAAATGAAATGCTGCAATCTAGTCATTAACTCCAATATCAAATTCTGGACAGATGAAATGTGCATAAATGCAAAAAGGCATTGATTAAATGAAAATATCATTTAAGATTTTTTTAATACCTAGCTACAACTTTCAGATTGTCTGTTGGGCGCTTACAGCATATGGTGCCTCTACTCCTCACTCCTACTCTGTCCAGAACCATCGGGTGACGTTGCCTGGGTCATCCATACGACCATACCTGTCGTCCATTCCACATCCACTCACGGTTTTGGTCATTCATTATGTTGTCTATAGCTAGCTGCAGGGGTGCGAGTATGATGGTCGGATGTTCATTTCAGTTGTAGTTTGAGCCTTACTGTTCTCAGACATGAAACATTGTGGACTTGTGGGGTTGCCGTACTTCTCCTTGACGTAGGTGACAGCTTTGTACAGTCCCCAAGGTATGATGTAAAGGCAGTCTGAGTTTTCCTGCAACGACAACTTAGTTGGTTCAGAAACGAATACGACTATAGGATTATTACCTAGTATATCTAACTCAAACACAAATGATCAATACCCTTGGTCCAATCTGCACACCGTAGCGTTTATCTACAGCGTCAATACCCCAAGGCATGAATTGTATGTTTCCTCTTGCAATAAAACAAGTAGATAAATTGTATGTTTACTCATGGCTGTGTTGTGCTGGGAAGCACTCTGATGACCAGCTACCTCGAGATAGAGAGCCAAAGGTAGGGTCGACACACCAGAGTTTTTAAGTGTTGCAGATCAGCTATGGCCTATGGATAAGCCCAATCGTAGCAGGAGGGAAGCAACAACCATGGTGCTAATAGTAGAAAATTGACAGCAGTGCAGAGCGTCATGTGGAAGGGATAAAACCAAATCTGATAGCACTGTGTCAGTTCTCCCAATGGCTCTGAAAATTATGTAGTGCCACTGTGTCGGTTCTTTTTTATTTGCAAGCTTGGTTCAGAAATCTAGCTAAATTAGAAGACTCCATATAGCATCATGAAAAAAGGGGGACCAGTCCATCTTGTACAATGATATGAGAAGAACAATGGACTGTATGTTTCCTCTTGATCCTGCAAGGGGCAGTAGTATGTTTCCTTTTGATACAATGAATTGTATGTTTTCTCTTGCAATAAAATAAAGGTCAATAAAAGCAGCACTTGAGCCAAATAGAAGTATATTACCAGCCCACTATTCATCAGGATATAACCAGCCCACTATTCATAATCTGCAATTATGCCACTACATATTTGCCTTTCTTGGTCCATTAGAAGTTCAGCAACCCTTTAAAATAACAATACAttgcaaaaataaaacaaaactaggtgggtgcccgtgcAATGCCACGGAACATAAATTGCGAGCCTCTAACGGACTTAGAGCCCTGGCAGAGCTCTAGGTACGTGATCGCGCGTTGCCACGAGACAAGAAAAATGCCCGTGCATCGTGATATAATACTCGTGTATTGTGACGGCGACATAATTACTCACTTCCAGTGGCATAGAGGAGCATCTAGGGCTAATGGATCCAAACAAGTTGTTATCCAAGCAAACATTATGCAAACATAGGCAGCCATTCCCCAAACTCACGCCAGGCAGAGAATCAACTAACATGCTCACATAATTTTTACAGTCACCAAAAACAAAATCATTTCAAAAAAAATACATTCAACATGAACCCAACAAAATCGCAAAATCATTGCCACGAgagttaaaaattagtataaacCATAGATACGGAACGACAAATATCACTATGATATACAAAATCCGTGTGATAAAATATTACTGTACCACTAATATCACTATGATATATAAAATCCGTGTGATACGGAACGACATCTTTAATTTTACGCTCTCAAGTTCCAAATTATTTTTTCGAAAGGACGGCAAGAGGATTGCTGATTATATTAATAGAAGGAGAAAAACCAAATACAGGGACTACTGACCAGCAAGGGACCAACTACAGCCTATTCAAGAAAAAATTAGATATATGATCTCCTCAAACATCGGAGAGGTCGCGTCCATATTCCTGACATCGGCTTTGGGTATTCCAGAAGGTCTCATCCCAGTGCAACTCCTATGGGTCAATCTAGTTACAGATGGCCCTCCAGCGACTGCTTTGGGGTTCAACCCGCCAGATAAAGATATCATGAAGAAACCTCCTCGAAGAAGTGATGACTCGTTGATCACTCCTTGGATCTTGTTTCGCTATATGGTTATTGGCCTTTATGTTGGGGTTGCAACAGTGGGAATCTTCATCATCTGGTACACGCATGACAGCTTCATGGGAATTGACCTGGCTAGTGATGGTCATACACTTGTGTCGTACTCCCAGCTCTCAAACCGGGACCAGTGCTCCTCATGGGAGGGCTTCAAGGTGTCGCCATTCACCGCAGGAGCGAGGACATTCAGCTTCGATGCAAATCCATGCGATTACTTCCAGGGTGGCAAGATTAAAGCAACAACCCTCTCTCTGTCAGTCTTGGTGGCCATTGAGATGTTCAAGTTCCAAATTATCAAAGTGCACTTTCTTCAAAGCAACAATCTTCAAGATCACGGGCTCTGTAAACATTACTATATGTACCCTGACCAATATGAATAAACCAAAGAATAATTCTTGAAAACAATTTCCAAGGCAATAAAATTTATATGTGGCAATCCTCACAGTGAGTTATTTCCATCGGAAGTACCCCTCAGGCCCTCACAACACTCGTGAACACATCTGAGCACATAATCTCAATAATTCAGTCCAAACCAAATTCTAGAAATGGTTTGAAGTATATCAGCCAAATAACAGTTCTCGTCTTTCACAGTTCAATGTCTAGACTTTAAGTATGAATCCAGAACAGAGCAAACAGAACAATACTATTTGTTATATTGTCGCCTTATTTCCAGAAATTCAGCAAAATCGAGCCGTCTTTGCCGCTCTTAGCAGAAAGGAATCCTTTTGTATCTCGAACTTCAAGTGCTTCCAGTACTGAATTACTCTAGAATGCCAAATCTCCTGGAAACAATATTTCAAGGTCAAATAGATCGCCACCAGGAAGTTATGTTTGCCCATATTGCAGAATGCTGATGTTTCATACTAAATTACTAACTCACATTGTCCTCTGAAAAATTGTTCGAACTGATTCCAAGCTCTTCCAGACGCGGTGGTGGTGTTGTGAGCCTATGTGGCCAGGGAAGTAATTCGCTGCCTTTAGCCTTATTAACTTAGTCCATTCTTATGAGAATTAATTTAGTCAATATGAATACAAAATTGAGTGAATCGATAGTAGGAAACCATCATTTTCTACGTCATAAACTCTATGAACCTTTTTATCTTCTTCCGCGTAATTTTTATGATACTCAGATTTTCTATAGTCAATTCTCTTTATAGTCAGATTCTTCCTACATTTAGATTCTTAGAAAAGCTACTCGGAGAAAAGCTGAACCCAACAGTCAGCTAGATTCTCGAAAAACTTCACATCCTACCGACCAAATAGTGAATAACGCAAGAGTTTTGCGAAAAAATATTATTCACAGAACAAAGTGGAGAATCGGATTTATAAAAAAGTAAAGAAAGAGAACTATACTGACTATGTAATATGTATATCAAAAGGGCTGAAGcctgtgtctgaagctgatattAAATCTACTGTTGACATTTCACCACATGAGAAAACAGAAGGGGTCGAATACTACATTACATTTGAGGATTAGGACAACGCCGGTGCAGAGTTATTAGCTACAGTTAGGATCAAAACAAGAGAAACGGCTGCTACGACAGATCTTGCACCGAGTGATTCCAGAGCTTTTTCCTCACGATCAAGACTCTTTCGTCACCTGTCGTGAGCGCATCTTTCTTAGGCCTCATCTCAAACGTCCAGTCGTCCCACCTTAGCGCTGGTAAAAGTTTCTTGATGTAGGTAACGACATCAACTTTGTCTCTGATGATGGCGTAACCATAAGTCCTTAGGATGCGGTCCATCTCGATCAGAAGATCCTCCAGGCTACATCCCTGCTTCTCTATCTCAGAAAACAGGAGCCAGGCGTGAAGGAGGTCGTAGGTGCCCGGGTATGTCGAGAATGATTCACACCTTCAGTTAAACAGGTCATAAATAAGGAAAATTAGCATCAGCCAGCCCTGTGTAACGGGAAGTAAGGCAGACACAGACACACAGGACAATGCACAAGAAATTTCTTCAGTAGTGAAGAGGTTAGAAATGAAAAGAATGGTCTTAAAAACTGGAAAGAAGCAACAGAATGGGGGCACCTATATCAGATATGTTGACAGGACTCATTTTTTTTGCGAGGGCCCATGTTTCTCGGTTTTGTTTAATTATAATAACAATAACAACGCAGGTAATCTTATAATGGGCAGAAGTATTGGCCTCAAGGCTCAAACACTACATCCATATTCCAAAATATGACAGCCAAAATACATCAATTTCTGAAAACCATGTTTACACGCGGTTGCATCTTAGAAATCAAACAAGATAATATCACCCCCTTCCACACGAGTTAAGAATTTTATATGGACAACCATGAGAAAACAATTTGTGAATTTATTTATGGATAATTAATTGCAGACTATAGTCACAATGAAACTCTTATCTGTATAGCACAAGACAAAACAAATGTAATAGTTCTAATTTCTAGGGATGTAAATTCCACCTTGAAACAGTAAAAAAATAGATGGGAAGTATGTCAAAAAAAACCTTACCAGTCATGGGTAGTCCCCATTAAACCACGATCATATATAATTTTCAGCTTTCCCGATTCCGTGAAAGGAACTACATTCATAACCCAGACATTCTTTTTCTTCAGAGATGCTGCAAATCCACCAAGGCTAGCACTCATATCCATAACGTATCGAAAGGAATCCTTTTGTATCTCGAACTTCAAGTGCTTCCAGTACTGAATTACTCTAGAATGCCAAATCTCCTGCAAACAATATTTCAAGGTCAAATAGATCGCCACCAGGAAGTTATGTTTGCCCATATTGCAAAACGCTGATGTTTCATACTAAATTACTAACTCACATTGTCCTCTGAAAAATTGTTCGAACTGATTCCAAGCTCTTCCAGGCGCGTATGAATCCAGAACAGAGCAAACAGAACAGTACTATTTGTTATATTGTCGCCTTATTTCCAGAAATTCAGCAAAATCGAGCAGTCTTTGCCGCTCTTAGCAGAAATTATTTACTATTTGTAATTAAACAACATTTGCAGGGAAAAGACAAAAGTAATACGAAAAGTAGTGGTCTAGAGTTTAATTTCATTTCTTGTAAAAGACCAAACTTATATCAGTACTCGACCACATGAAACCACAACGTAGACCATCACAAGAACATGGAATAGTGAAAAAAACCTGACCATCAGAGCGGAACCTGGTACACTACAAATGTAGGATCTTAATACCATAGATGTGGTGCTTCTACCTCTCAAATGGAAATGCATGTGTGTTAGTGGATTTGAACATATATGCACTGAATAGTTTAGATATGGCCAGTAGGCACATCATAAAACATGTTGATCTTGCTTGCCTAGTAGAAGAGCAAGGAAAAGCACTTCACAATAACAATGTATACTACCTCCATTTTTATTTATTTGACGCCACTTTATTCAATTTTGTACTAACCAGCAACAAATAACAATGAATGGTGGGAGTACCTATATAAGCAATTATATCATGTTTAATGATAGACCCAACAATTGCATTTGACATTACTCTTACCCATAACCTGTACAAATACACACCTTTTCTTCTCTGTCGTCAAACCTTTGTGTAAGCCTTGAAACGCTTCATTCTTTAGTAGAGAATATTTCAAATGATAAATTTTCCCTGTTACAAGATCAAGTCATCTTCCAGCCACCCTTTCAACAAGGAGTTAATCTGGAACCTATAACAATAAAGAATGGATTAAATGCACAAATTCTACATTCATGAAATCTAGAAAAGGTGAATAAATTGTTATTCACAGTGATGCTCTTTACTGATTCTTGGCAGACAAATAGGGCAT
This portion of the Zea mays cultivar B73 chromosome 2, Zm-B73-REFERENCE-NAM-5.0, whole genome shotgun sequence genome encodes:
- the LOC103647740 gene encoding calcium-transporting ATPase 4, endoplasmic reticulum-type — protein: MISSNIGEVASIFLTSALGIPEGLIPVQLLWVNLVTDGPPATALGFNPPDKDIMKKPPRRSDDSLITPWILFRYMVIGLYVGVATVGIFIIWYTHDSFMGIDLASDGHTLVSYSQLSNRDQCSSWEGFKVSPFTAGARTFSFDANPCDYFQGGKIKATTLSLSVLVAIEMFKFQIIKVHFLQSNNLQDHGLCKHYYMYPDQYE